The DNA window ATTAACACTAGTTAAGAGTTAACCAACTTGATGTGTCCATcacggggaatcgagccccgaatCTAGTATTATAAGTTCGTAAATTTAAGTTCGTAAATATCTAAGTTGTTCTTTTTTGCTATTGAGAATTCTTCGCGATTGAATATGAACGAAATTTCTTCCTGTGGTATTCtcataaagtataaataaaattttattatctttatcaaATAACCAGAAAGATAGATTCATTAGTGTTCGGTTACAGTGTGTAATAATGATCGTTAAAACGATCTTAGATTTGGGTGTTTTTCACTTATGGAAACAGCACTGAAGcatctatcagtttaaaagtcAACCACAATAGACAGGAGAAAGAGATCACCAAACTTCAAAAAGAAATTCTGAATCACGTTTTTAGAATGGCAAACGACCTTCaatgcaaacaaaaacaacaagttCGAGTTAAAGCTAATATGATTAATATCACACGTGTTTCATTTTAAAGAATGATTTCACAACCGAAGCAACTAGTATTGATTATTGTTAGTTTCTAACATGTATATGTTTAGGGAAACTGCAAATTTCAGTGATGTGAATATTTTCACCTACAATATCTACCGTTAAACTTTCAATACAATTAAAAGTCATGTTGAGAGAAAATCTCAAATTGATTTTCAATTCATAACTCAGTTTATGTTGTTGAACTAGATTGTATATTTATAGTTATAAGATTGTGTTTGCGATTTACTGTAGacaggattttgttttttattagtaatatacttttttctttcaaaatataggGTTTGGATGCTTGATACGTTACTCATGGGTAAAACTGAACGCCCTCTTGGTAAATGGTGCTACTATTTATTTCCTGACtgttacaattataaaaataaagatcagcCAGATGAATACTTGTGTAGAGAAAGTGTTGTAGCTGGAAACAACAAGTAAGTGGCATGCTTACATTAAAGTATTTACGTATGAATATCCCttccaataatttatatataattttgttgctTAAGTAAATAACTAGGTCGAAAATACGACGTTAATCATTAACTATATAATACAATGGTGATTAACCTTTAAAAACTGGATTGTTGTAGCTGTGTGTATCCTTTCAGAACTAGATTGCTGTAATTGTAGTCGCCTTTTTTGAATTAGATTAttgtaactgtaatttattttctaaatttggaACTTGTTTGAATTCGTGTTTACACTATACTGTTAGGCCATTTTCAAtgtttcttaaattgttttattttatttcatatgttaATGCGTCcgttaaaactaattataaaacactGCAGATGGCAATAGAATACATTTGGCTGAGATATATGAACcgaatttattgttaatttaattgAACAATGAATATAACTTATATGATAATATCTAATCACCACCATCCATCGTCGCATTATAAAGAATGGAATCACGTGATCCTCAGAAAACAAGCCAGAAATCCTAACCGCTGAGCCACGCGGGGCTCGTAAAGTAGTGAACAAACAGAATGAAGTATTCTTTTACACAAATTTAGCAAGCATTTAAACTTTGTAGGAAACTAATTTCCTTATTTCAGTCTGACTGCTGAGTTAAAAAATAGAACATATCTGTGGGGAGTTTAATCTAAGATAGTTCTAATACAATGCTTCTGTTTCATAATGAGTCACAACAGCAGTATGAAACAATTCTAGTGTGTCACCTGTTTCTACAAATTGTTATAGTTTAAGCTAAGTTTTAAGATGTTATGCTTGACAGTAAAAGggaatgtaaatataaaaactgaaaagtgagagtaaacaagaatatgtaaCGGCATGTGAATCCACATTCTGTCTTTCTTATCCAGTGCTAACAAGGTATTTCGGACAATACCTGGACTCATAAGGCTAACTTAGGCTGTTCTagcactttataaaataatttgcttacaaTATCCGtaaaattagttcaatattttataaatcaattaaaagaaatatttgataaaatatctgGTGTTACTCAGTCTCATGTTTCTTGTTTGCATAAGTTtaacttttgaaatgtatttcgTTTATGGTTGATGAATATTTAGCTTTCATATTTTAgttgttgtaaaaacaacataaaccacttttgttttagttaagttAATTATGTCTCAACACTAAAATTTATAAAGACtgaaataattattggaaatgTCTGAAATTTAATCTTGATGTCTTTATCAGGTTAAGGTGGCTTTGGGAAACAAGTACTGCCCTCTGTCCGTCAATTTATCTTCACAAGAAGAAACTGGATGCGACAAATTTTACACAACGTATTTGGTTTACCCACGGTCGTTTGGCGGAAGCTTTACGCGTCCGAAGCTCTGATGTTCCTATTTATCCATACATAAATTACTTTCCGCTCGGTAGTGACTCAACTGTACCTGAGGTTAGTTTTCTTTTCGTTCAGTTCTGAATCCAAAAACATATTTTGCTTGTCAAAATTTTATCATAAATCTTTCAAATATTCACTATAACTTGGAGCTTCTACATAGATGAAgaaaagcatatttataattatactttaaaaaaagtcATTTATCAGCACATTATAGTGTGTGtatgttatgtatattaataCTGTTCTTCTCATTTCTTTAGGAAGATTTTTACCGAATGATGGCTCAGACAGCAGGCTTGGGTATGGAAGGTGTTGTAGTTTGGGGATCTTCCTTTCATATTGCCAGTCAAAAAGACTGTAACACATTGGACGAATATGTAACGTCTGTAATTGGTCcagcaacaaaaacaataacaagcaACGTCTTAAAATGTGCAGAAACCGTGTGCAAAGGACAGGGTCGCTGCGCCTGGTTGGCCAACCCCTACTCAGGATGGCGAGAATTAACGAATCCAACCGACCCTCACTTTTCGTTTAATGATATAACGTGTACTAATGTTTCTAAACAGTAACTTGTAAACTACAGACTGTAACTGCAGGTCtaattaagtataattttatttgttaagggTCTTTACTTGTACTTGCACCAACCTGAGCacgttgctttaaaataaaccactgctagtcagaaaacaaacagttattgattACTTCATGATTAATACTAAACATATTTGATTTTCATGTGTACTATTATCAGAAGATCAAATAAAC is part of the Tachypleus tridentatus isolate NWPU-2018 chromosome 4, ASM421037v1, whole genome shotgun sequence genome and encodes:
- the LOC143249884 gene encoding hyaluronidase-1-like, whose product is MFKEIWNKCHRLTKKVWGACEYCREVQGDSITIFYAKDLGLYPRIEEGSYINGGHPQLSDMNKHLEKAKNDIETKIPSKDFDGLAVIDWESWRPVWEYNWGGFRQYQTISRELVKEQHPNWSAEEVDEKAAAEWEEAAKVWMLDTLLMGKTERPLGKWCYYLFPDCYNYKNKDQPDEYLCRESVVAGNNKLRWLWETSTALCPSIYLHKKKLDATNFTQRIWFTHGRLAEALRVRSSDVPIYPYINYFPLGSDSTVPEEDFYRMMAQTAGLGMEGVVVWGSSFHIASQKDCNTLDEYVTSVIGPATKTITSNVLKCAETVCKGQGRCAWLANPYSGWRELTNPTDPHFSFNDITCTNVSKQ